In Lates calcarifer isolate ASB-BC8 linkage group LG15, TLL_Latcal_v3, whole genome shotgun sequence, one genomic interval encodes:
- the nacad gene encoding uncharacterized protein nacad, with the protein MPGESTHRSVPDDKHPEQGAEETGLPGPDMTRHPSTDSTPSDSGSSPSDSGSSPSPSTPQKLLPACTSPFGPRLFHVTPSSTGTPRPQPEGSDHRNTTTPRLSGKLGGHGPCGRHVPVKMERIKVLTGSEVESDYQEPQTIDTRVVMGQETLLKTTETQKEKPLIEPSGQAIPLTAIPSSSDPQAQAKETQLETSKEEIQTQSPKEQQDQQKDPVQPPTTLPSPFHKPLLLSSSSPEPVTTDASLIDNQEEGQTLSQNEVPSLSFSELACPVALSFSEPACAVDPLRVGVPSSLDPDLYYTAPSTPIKMASRSSHLKHHSYPGSPACPLSPGSPSDSEDLCSPLTSPSGSYITAEGGSWTSSYTSSTSPSTSPNLLLTEEAQEAPACFVGSLSEIGDEVGEDKGQVGPEREEERAGDVCLYHPEDVVMNSRIGITGSVILEEEEALKGEEIKISRESCRPCWVTEDTSPQRSSSSRSSDSQEDGGESESSLCPLEEAGSGRVEYSRPIQTGLKLQLEACVSEEHYGQMEDHPHLPSTALTPDTENMTMASSSLSPDSPLTPLDAFCPGAFDRLGPSSFMLSQAACADDIPEEERMIPASLISFPLHTSLIFKADSMEITLFPTEEENEIEVHDRNEGKDVDAYAAGEEEADVEDDDDDDDDDDDDDDDDDDDDDDDEDDDDYDDDDDGDGNVNGAAAADENNDDDESDDQEETGEEAKVEVKVVEELEEEEEEEQEDDEEECDSKAVEDPTDEDSSASFLHSLSETSINEGLDESFCFQDDTDDSLDSASYNGEEDERLYSTERHAQSPEPTSMDALDSTDIQTETEQGSNTETETFHTQLSTDKLLDHPKTTCLSEAIAVQPMDNNIEPKPLDKPKPSEPQSDPELESTSGIGHTEPLHTQLSTDERVEHQKLSCPLEVISCPPQSPSNLNESGSESEIIDIAGSTNPLEEPKGIPHANPSTIPVVSHAPPDPADEFHTSHPSAPSTQETIDCNSSVLQEELAEGNPPMKDTDVKQSNDYSGEESTEEPERDSFKLLIKPRHYQTESQRTIGATRLVLSKSFSNKSDVPEGAEAMCRPSIHRESDIELDQKNGNASAESMSAECRSTDSGPSFNMATATNDLNKGVLLLSCPKDPCPNPSNIPVSVSSEVISEFTDNLALTPEHCPVDSAQENLRENTLSTDEGVLGAVGSPHSPLAISPKRENSETDTSREMGPGAGAWCDDRMELGLGLGSGAEFGVWGAGESLSLSLEKRYDLEAESLLMCDTAGQSTQTAVVPNMSSEVFKNYDNNLGSVLDEEDNNSLCGKSDRMADEELVEEGTSESNLARWRSIEEISEAGGGEDGSSTFPEDDVSNLNPENDGDNTDTKIQDTWNDSNNNNDSAFDSLEAAMCGSLNALSEEVRPLSVSVSVRESVSNIPLEEMPTQVSDTIADEEQELTDSSINQTLDTIQAPSSNDSVCSISAPLVETHMDPAATNKYFGSPDKSRCHTRPECKTITPESNTAFSLLHGSFGSFTPKCKSNESRPRKAGQDKVENTSFSSEPDIVKPQTEGQKEDDVTDTLVNEPKTKDAFSGQQSVVCNSGEEDKEEKMEEKVKERGEEKDEESKEESKTSPVQNSPEHFACHTPKGELCTDKPVAAKKGRRGRQNKHRASQRGSHADSSPESIDDPKSDEPLNTTADGWSKGIADSSKSQTVSKADNKASPLDCQQRTSGTDKAESSSQIQEDNSSSPDVKTSSHGHCSSTMHIPDNLNAMVALSQELQKKQEVLDNRPLSDSQRGITVDINDNNIDTGHNPLIQDTISCSLTSLPSSASSDSSSSLLPCASTEPEDDLSTPVQESQPVPSAQQQSSLSTCHTTPTLCSTSPTTQQAPDSQLLPDSNLQEVVLSTSAATAATSVSSPSFSTAVPLNLSQPTQESSSPGSGTQDSACVPDSISCPQSPSNSQSQPNLNAQSHKQIKQGRTWSTQDRCRGPNLAEEETDSDDDDGLPQRGHRSQSRGVAGNRNGLLQSESGPSSQREIQPFSAHQITDRQSGCPINHSHKISEEIDLSFKNNCSILASCNESESEGSVPELEEPEPLRPSEPQSLSSADEGLNRPKQSRSEKKARKAMSKLGLKPVHGVTRITIRKSKSILFVISRPDVFKSPASDIYIVFGEAKIEDLSQQAHKAAAEKFKVPVTSSPLAPPVPPSLTIKEESEEEEEEVDEGGLEQRDIELVMAQANVSRAKAVRALKHNKNDIVNAIMELTM; encoded by the exons acatgaCCAGACACCCATCTACTGACTCCACCCCCAGTGACAGTGGTTCCTCTCCTAGTGATAGTGGTTCTAGCCCTTCTCCCAGCACTCCTCAAAAGCttctcccagcatgcacctcTCCATTCGGACCACGATTATTTCATGTAACACCTAGCTCCACTGGTACTCCAAGACCTCAACCTGAAGGCTCTGACCATCGCAACACCACCACGCCAAGATTGTCTGGAAAGTTAGGTGGTCATGGACCATGTGGCCGCCATGTCCCTGTTAAGATGGAGAGAATCAag GTCCTGACTGGTTCTGAGGTGGAGAGTGACTATCAAGAGCCACAGACCATTGACACAAGGGTTGTGATGGGTCAAGAGACACTGCTCAAAACAACAGAGACCCAGAAAGAGAAACCCCTGATTGAGCCAAGTGGTCAGGCTATCCCTTTGACAGCTATCCCAAGCTCTTCAGATCCTCAGGCACAAGCAAAAGAGACCCAGCTGGAAACTAGCAAAGAGGAAATCCAAACACAAAGCCCTAAAGAACAGCAGGATCAGCAAAAAGACCCTGTACAGCCCCCTACCACACTACCTTCCCCTTTTCACAAGCCCCTACTCCTTTCCTCATCCTCCCCAGAGCCTGTCACAACTGATGCCAGTTTGATAGACAACCAGGAAGAGGGTCAAACCCTCTCTCAAAATGAAGtgccttccctctctttttctgagCTGGCTTGTCCAGTTGCTTTGTCCTTCTCTGAACCAGCCTGTGCTGTTGACCCTCTGCGAGTGGGTGTGCCCTCATCTCTTGACCCCGACCTGTATTATACCGCTCCTTCCACCCCAATCAAAATGGCTTCCCGCTCTTCGCACCTTAAACATCATTCATATCCTGGCTCTCCAGCCTGCCCACTTTCCCCTGGCTCTCCCTCAGACAGTGAGGACCTCTGTTCCcctctcacctctccctctgGCTCTTATATTACAGCAGAGGGAGGCAGCTGGACCTCATCTTATACATCTtccacctccccctccacctctcccaATCTCCTCCTTACAGAAGAAGCACAGGAGGCCCCTGCTTGCTTTGTGGGCTCCTTATCAGAAATTGGAGATGAAGTTGGGGAGGACAAAGGACAAGTGGGACCAGAACgggaggaggaaagagcagGGGATGTCTGCCTGTACCATCCCGAGGATGTTGTCATGAATTCACGGATAGGTATTACAGGGTCAGTGATccttgaggaggaggaggctctaAAAGGTGAAGAGATCAAGATTTCCAGAGAAAGTTGTCGTCCATGCTGGGTGACTGAGGATACATCCCCTCAAAGGAGCAGTAGCAGCCGTAGCAGTGACTCccaggaggatggaggagagtCTGAAAGCTCACTCTGTCCACTGGAAGAAGCTGGCTCAGGGAGAGTAGAGTACTCTAGACCCATTCAGACAGGCCTGAAGCTGCAACTGGAGGCATGTGTATCAGAGGAACATTATGGCCAGATGGAGGACCACCCACACCTACCCTCTACTGCCTTGACTCCTGACACAGAGAACATGACCATGGCATCATCCAGCCTTAGCCCTGACTCACCTCTTACCCCCCTGGATGCCTTCTGTCCCGGAGCCTTTGACAGGCTTGGCCCCAGTTCTTTCATGCTCTCCCAGGCAGCCTGTGCTGATGATATACCAGAGGAGGAAAGGATGATCCCTGCCTCCCTCATCTCCTTTCCCCTCCACACCAGCCTTATCTTTAAGGCTGATTCAATGGAAATCACTCTCTTccccacagaggaagagaatgaaATAGAAGTTCATGACAGAAATGAAGGAAAGGATGTTGATGCATATGCAGCaggtgaagaggaggcagatgttgaagatgatgatgatgatgatgatgatgatgatgatgatgacgatgacgatgatgatgacgatgacgatgacgaggatgatgatgattatgatgatgatgatgatggtgatggcaATGTGaatggtgctgctgctgctgatgaaaataatgatgatgatgaaagtgACGACCAAGAAGAGACAGGTGAGGAAGCTAAGGTGGAGGTGAAAGTGGTGGAAGagctggaagaggaggaagaagaagagcaggaagatgatgaggaggagtgTGATAGCAAAGCGGTGGAGGATCCTACAGATGAAGACAGCTCAGCATCGTTCCttcattcactttcagagacATCTATCAATGAAGGGTTGGATGAATCCTTCTGTTTTCAAGATGATACAGATGACTCATTAGATTCTGCCTCCTATAATGGGGAGGAAGATGAACGTCTATACAGCACTGAGAGACATGCGCAATCACCAGAACCCACATCCATGGATGCACTTGATTCGACTGACATccaaacagaaactgaacagGGGTctaacactgaaactgaaacttttcacacacaactgagCACAGACAAACTACTGGATCATCCCAAAACCACCTGTCTTTCTGAAGCCATTGCTGTCCAGCCCATGGACAACAACATAGAACCCAAACCTCTGGATAAACCTAAACCCAGCGAACCTCAGTCAGACCCTGAACTAGAATCTACCAGTGGAATAGGTCACACAGAACCTTTGCACACGCAACTGAGCACAGATGAACGAGTGGAACATCAGAAACTGTCCTGTCCTCTGGAAGTCATTTCGTGTCCACCACAGTCCCCCAGCAACCTAAATGAGAGTGGCAGTGAGAGTGAGATTATAGATATCGCTGGTTCAACCAACCCCCTTGAGGAGCCTAAAGGCATTCCTCATGCTAACCCTTCCACCATCCCTGTTGTCAGTCATGCTCCTCCTGACCCTGCTGATGAGTTCCACACCTCTCATCCCTCTGCCCCTTCCACACAAGAGACGATAGATTGTAACAGTTCAGTACTTCAGGAAGAATTGGCTGAGGGAAATCCCCCAATGAAAGATACTGATGTGAAACAGAGCAATGATTATTCAGGGGAAGAATCCACAGAAGAGCCAGAAAGGGACTCTTTCAAATTGCTCATCAAGCCTCGACATTATCAGACAGAAAGCCAAAGAACTATTGGAGCCACTAGACTTGTATTATCAAAGTCTTTCTCTAACAAGTCTGATGTCCCAGAGGGGGCAGAGGCCATGTGTAGGCCCAGTATTCACAGGGAGTCTGACATTGAGCTTGACCAGAAGAATGGAAATGCATCAGCTGAGTCCATGAGTGCAGAATGTAGAAGTACTGATTCTGGTCCCTCTTTTAATATGGCTACTGCCACCAATGACTTGAATAAAGGTGTTCTCCTACTGTCCTGTCCTAAAGACCCTTGTCCCAACCCCAGTAatattcctgtttctgtctcttcagaAGTCATCTCAGAATTTACTGACAATCTGGCACTGACGCCTGAACACTGTCCGGTTGACTCTGCCCAGGAGAATCTGAGGGAAAACACCCTGAGTACAGATGAGGGAGTTCTGGGAGCTGTTGGATCTCCACACTCCCCCCTTGCCATTTCACCGAAAAGGGAAAACTCTGAAACAGACACGAGTAGGGAGATGGGTCCTGGAGCTGGTGCATGGTGTGATGATAGGATGGAGctagggttaggattaggttCAGGAGCTGAGTTTGGTGTCTGGGGAGCAGGAGAGtctctttccctgtctctgGAGAAGAGGTATGATTTAGAGGCAGAGAGTCTGCTAATGTGTGACACAGCAGGCCAAAGCACACAGACGGCTGTGGTCCCAAACATGAGCAGTGAAGTATTTAAAAATTATGACAATAATCTGGGTTCTGTTCTGGATGAGGAAGATAACAACAGTCTGTGTGGAAAGAGTGACCGGATGGCAGATGAGGAATTGGTAGAAGAGGGAACTTCTGAGTCCAACTTGGCCCGCTGGAGGTCCATTGAGGAGATCTCAGAagcagggggaggggaggatggaAGCTCCACATTCCCAGAGGATGATGTCAGTAATCTAAATCCAGAAAATGATGGAGATAATactgacacaaaaatacaagacaCTTGGAATGATTCTAATAATAACAACGACTCTGCCTTTGACTCATTGGAAGCTGCCATGTGTGGAAGTCTGAATGCTCTATCAGAGGAAGTGAGACCCCtgagtgtcagtgtcagtgttagaGAGTCTGTGTCTAATATTCCACTTGAAGAGATGCCAACTCAGGTTTCTGACACAATTGCTGATGAAGAACAAGAATTGACAGACAGCTCCATAAACCAGACATTAGACACAATACAGGCACCATCCTCAAATGACAGTGTCTGTAGCATCTCAGCACCATTAGTTGAGACTCACATGGACCCAGcagcaacaaataaatattttggtTCGCCAGATAAGTCAAGATGTCATACTCGTCCAGAGTGTAAGACAATCACTCCAGAGAGTAATACAGCATTTTCTTTGCTACATGGATCCTTTGGTTCCTTTACTCCTAAATGTAAATCTAATGAATCAAGACCAAGAAAAGCTGGTCAAGACAAGGTAGAAAATACCAGTTTTTCATCAGAACCAGACATTGTGAAACCTCAGACTGAGGGCCAGAAAGAAGATGATGTGACTGACACACTTGTCAATGAACCAAAGACTAAAGATGCCTTCAGTGGACAGCAGAGTGTTGTTTGTAACTCAGGGGAAGAAGATAAGGAAGAAAAAAtggaagagaaagtaaaagagagaggtgaagagaaagatgaggagagcAAAGAGGAAAGTAAAACCTCTCCTGTACAGAATAGCCCAGAGCACTTTGCATGTCACACCCCTAAGGGGGAACTTTGCACAGATAAACCCGTTGCTGCtaagaaagggaggagaggaaggcagaACAAACACAGGGCATCCCAAAGAGGCAGCCATGCTGACTCCAGCCCTGAATCTATTGATGATCCAAAGAGTGATGAGCCATTAAATACCACAGCAGACGGATGGTCAAAGGGGATTGCAGACAGTTCAAAAAGTCAGACAGTTAGCAAGGCGGACAACAAAGCTTCACCGTTGGACTGTCAACAGAGGACATCGGGGACAGACAAAGCAGAATCTAGTTCACAGATTCAGGAGGATAACAGTTCAAGTCCTGATGTCAAAACTTCTAGCCATGGACACTGCAGTTCAACCATGCATATCCCAGACAACCTCAATGCCATGGTGGCATTGAGCCAAGAATTAcaaaagaaacaggaagtgcttgATAACAGACCGCTATCTGATAGTCAGAGAGGAATTACAGTAGACATTAATGATAACAACATAGATACTGGCCACAACCCACTTATCCAGGATACCATATCATGCTCTCTGACTTCACTTCCTTCCTCAGCATCCTCTGATTCGTCCTCCTCCCTTCTACCTTGTGCCTCAACAGAGCCAGAGGATGATCTTTCCACACCTGTGCAGGAATCCCAACCTGTCCCCTCAGCCCAGCAACAGTCATCACTGTCCACATGCCACACCACTCCTACCCTTTGCTCCACTTCTCCAACAACACAACAAGCCCCTGATTCCCAACTTCTTCCTGACAGCAACCTCCAAGAGGTTGTCCTTTCTACATCAGCTGCCACAGCTGCCACAAGTGTCTCCTCACCCTCATTCTCCACTGCCGTTCCATTAAACCTGTCCCAGCCCACCCAAGAATCATCTTCACCTGGGTCAGGGACTCAAGATTCAGCATGTGTTCCAGACTCTATTTCCTGTCCCCAGTCTCCATCCAATTCACAGTCTCAGCCTAATCTCAACGCCCAGTCTCACAAACAAATCAAGCAAGGTCGCACATGGAGTACACAAGACAGGTGCAGAG GTCCCAAtttggcagaggaggagacagatagtgatgatgatgatggactgCCTCAACGTGGTCACAGATCCCAGTCCAGAGGAGTCGCAGGAAACAGAAATGGATTGTTGCAGAGCGAGTCTGGTCCCTCCAGTCAACGGGAAATACAGCCTTTCTCTGCCCACCAAATAACCGACAGACAGTCAGGCTGTCCAATCAACCACAGCCATAAGATTTCTGAAGAAATTGACCTATCTTTCAAAAACAATT GTTCCATACTGGCTTCCTGCAATGAGTCTGAGAGTGAGGGGTCAGTGCCTGAGCTAGAGGAGCCAGAGCCACTGAGACCATCAGAGCCCCAG tctctctcctctgcagatgAAGGGCTAaacagaccaaaacagagccGCAGTGAGAAGAAGGCCCGCAAG GCCATGTCTAAACTGGGTCTAAAGCCAGTCCATGGTGTGACCAGAATTACCATTAGGAAGTCCAAGAGTATCTTGTTTGTCATCAGCAGACCAGATGTATTCAAAAGCCCTGCATCAGACATTTACATTGTATTTGGAGAGGCAAAG attGAGGACCTATCTCAGCAGGCTCacaaagcagctgcagagaaattCAAGGTGCCTGTGACCTCTTCTCCCTTGGCCCCACCTGTCCCACCCAGCCTCACCATCAAGGAAGAGAgcgaagaggaggaagaggag GTGGATGAGGGAGGTCTTGAGCAGAGAGACATTGAGCTGGTGATGGCACAGGCCAATGTGTCACGAGCCAAGGCCGTCCGTGCGCTGAAACACAACAAGAATGACATTGTGAATGCTATCATG GAGCTGACCATGTGA
- the glipr2l gene encoding GLI pathogenesis-related 2, like, protein MGKSASKQFAEEVLQCHNEYRIKHQAPPLKLSNKLSREAARYAESLASTRILKHSVESSRGSCGENLAWASYDQSGKDVADRWYDEVKQYNFNRPGFSSGTGHFTAMVWKSTKKLGVGKATASDGSSFVVARYFPAGNITNQGHFENNVLPAKTTS, encoded by the exons ATGGGAAAGTCAG CCTCAAAGCAGTTCGCCGAAGAGGTGCTGCAGTGCCATAATGAGTACAGGATAAAGCACCAGGCTCCTCCACTGAAGCTGAGCAACAagctgagcagagaggctgCCCG TTATGCTGAAAGTCTGGCCAGCACACGGATCCTGAAACACAGTGTGGAGTCCAGTAGAGGGAGCTGTGGAGAGAACCTGGCGTGGGCCTCTTATGACCAATCAG GGAAGGACGTGGCAGACCGCTGGTATGATGAAGTGAAACAGTACAATTTCAACCGTCCTGGATTCTCCTCCGGCACTG GCCATTTCACAGCAATGGTGTGGAAGAGCACTAAAAAACTGGGCGTTGGTAAGGCCACTGCATCAGATGGTTCTTCCTTTGTGGTGGCAAGATACTTCCCAGCTGGGAATATCACTAACCAGGGACACTTTGAGAACAACGTTCTCCCAGCTAAAACTACTTCCTAA